The following are encoded together in the Onychostoma macrolepis isolate SWU-2019 chromosome 03, ASM1243209v1, whole genome shotgun sequence genome:
- the LOC131535829 gene encoding zinc finger protein OZF-like has protein sequence MSYASHERSCWRKPFTCDQCGYRFLRASILKKHLSVHTKEKPHSCHLCGKSFSRPENLKEHQKIHAVVREYICFECEKTFTSEKYFKQHQKIHTREKLYTCDQCGKTFLWAAYLRTHLKVHTEEKPHSCHLCGKKFSSLKGLKAHQKIHTGVREYMCFECEKTFTSAKCVKRHERIHTGEKPYKCSHCDKRFSDPANMKTHEMIHTGEKPYTCDQCGKSFTRKGRIMSHMRVHTGEKPFTCDQCGKSFSQSFRLKEHMNIHTREKLYSCDQCSKTFLRASDLKNHLKVHTKEKPHSCNLCGKSFSHLEHLKEHQKIHTAVREYMCFECEKTFTSASSLKLHERIHSGEKPYECSHCDKRFNQSANLKIHERIHTERNRIVRIHRRSKNGIQRPG, from the exons ATGTcttatg CTTCACATGAGAGATCATGCTGGAGAAAACcgttcacttgtgatcagtgcggtTACAGATTTTTGAGAGCTTCAATCCTGAAGAAACACCTGAGTgttcatacaaaggagaagccacattcatgtcatttgtgtggaaagagtttttcacgtccagaaaatttaaaagaacatcagaaaatacatgCTGTTGTGAGAGAGTACATttgctttgagtgtgagaagacttttacTTCAGAGAAATATTTCAAACAGCACCAAAAGatccacactagagagaaactgtacacatgtgatcagtgcggaaaaacatttttgtgggctGCATACCTGAGAACACACCTGAAAGTTCATACAgaggagaagccacattcatgtcatttgtgtggaaagaaGTTTTCTTCACTAAAAGGTTTGAAAGCACATCAGAAAATACATACTGGTGtgagagagtacatgtgctttgagtgtgaaaagactTTTACTTCAGCAAAGTGTGTAAAAAggcatgagaggattcacactggagagaaaccttacaagtgttcacactgtgacaagagattcagtgatCCAGCAAatatgaaaacacatgagatgatccacactggagagaaaccatacacatgtgatcagtgcgggaagagtttcacacgaaAAGGACGCATTATGTCAcatatgagagttcacactggagagaaaccattcacttgtgatcagtgcgggaagagtttctcaCAATCATTCAGACTTAAGGagcacatgaacatccacactagagagaaactGTACTCATGTGATCAATgcagcaaaacatttttgagagcTTCAGACCTGAAGAATCACCTGAAagttcatacaaaggagaagccacattcatgtaatttgtgtggaaagagtttttcacatcTAGAACATTTGaaagaacatcagaaaatacacactgctgtgagagagtacatgtgctttgagtgtgaaaagactTTTACTTCAGCGAGCAGTTTAAAActgcatgagaggattcactctggagagaaaccgtacgagtgttcacactgtgacaaaaGATTCAATCAGTCAGCAAATCTGAAAatacatgagaggatccacactgagAGAAATCGTATTGTAAGGATCCACCGCCGGTCCAAaaacggaatccagcggcctggttgA